A stretch of the Flavobacterium sp. 5 genome encodes the following:
- a CDS encoding phosphopantetheine-binding protein gives MEALKNELKSKIIEILNLEEITVSDINDDDALFGDGLGLDSIDALELIVMLDKDYGIKLVDPKEGKAIFQSIEIMATYITEHRVK, from the coding sequence ATGGAGGCATTAAAGAACGAATTAAAAAGTAAAATCATAGAAATTTTAAATCTGGAAGAAATTACTGTTTCAGATATTAATGATGATGATGCCTTATTTGGAGACGGTTTAGGACTTGATTCTATTGATGCATTAGAACTTATCGTAATGCTGGACAAAGATTACGGAATCAAATTAGTGGATCCAAAAGAAGGAAAAGCTATTTTTCAATCTATTGAAATTATGGCTACATATATTACAGAACACAGAGTTAAGTAA
- a CDS encoding beta-ketoacyl synthase — protein sequence MNNRVVITGMGIYSCIGISLDEVKDSLFEGKSGIVFDAERKEFGFRSALTGTVPKPDLKNLLTRRQRISLGEETEFAYMATIEALKNANIDEAFFDENEVGIMYGNDSVSKAVIDANDIIREKKDSALIGSGAIFKSMNSTVTMNLSTIFKLRGINLTISAACASGSHSIGMAYFLIKSGFQDLIICGGAQEINKYAMSSFDGLGVFSAREEEPTKASRPFDINRDGLIPSGGAATLILESYESAIKRGATILAEVIGYGFSSNGGHISTPNVEGPSIAMQRALDEAGIKPSEVDYINAHATSTPVGDINEAKAIFEVFGENNPYVSSTKSMTGHECWMAGASEVIYSILMMQNDFIAPNINLETPDEDAAKLNLVKTTLNKKIDIFLSNSFGFGGTNSALVVKKYKKNNE from the coding sequence ATGAATAATAGAGTAGTCATAACAGGAATGGGAATTTATTCTTGTATAGGAATATCGCTCGACGAAGTGAAAGATTCTTTATTTGAAGGGAAATCAGGAATTGTATTTGATGCCGAACGTAAGGAGTTTGGTTTTAGATCGGCTTTGACAGGGACAGTTCCCAAACCTGATTTGAAGAATTTGCTTACCAGAAGACAAAGAATAAGTTTAGGAGAAGAAACAGAATTTGCTTATATGGCAACTATTGAAGCATTGAAAAATGCAAATATCGATGAAGCCTTTTTTGATGAAAATGAAGTCGGTATTATGTATGGAAATGATAGTGTTTCTAAAGCTGTTATTGACGCAAATGATATTATTAGGGAGAAAAAAGATAGTGCATTAATTGGTTCAGGGGCTATTTTTAAGTCTATGAATTCAACAGTTACAATGAATCTTTCTACTATATTTAAGCTAAGAGGGATTAATTTGACCATTAGTGCGGCTTGTGCCAGTGGCTCTCATTCTATTGGAATGGCTTATTTTTTAATTAAAAGCGGTTTTCAAGATTTAATCATTTGCGGTGGAGCACAGGAAATTAATAAGTATGCTATGAGCAGTTTTGATGGTTTGGGTGTTTTTTCTGCTAGGGAAGAGGAACCAACCAAAGCTTCAAGACCTTTTGATATCAATCGTGATGGTTTAATTCCAAGTGGTGGTGCAGCGACTTTGATATTGGAATCATATGAATCGGCCATAAAAAGAGGTGCTACTATTTTGGCAGAAGTAATAGGGTATGGATTTTCATCTAATGGAGGTCATATTTCTACTCCAAATGTTGAAGGTCCATCTATAGCAATGCAAAGAGCATTGGACGAGGCAGGGATAAAACCAAGTGAAGTAGATTATATTAATGCACACGCAACATCAACACCAGTTGGTGACATTAATGAAGCAAAAGCTATTTTTGAAGTCTTTGGAGAAAATAATCCTTATGTGAGTTCTACAAAATCAATGACAGGACACGAATGTTGGATGGCGGGAGCTAGTGAGGTTATTTATTCTATTTTGATGATGCAAAATGATTTTATTGCACCCAATATCAATCTAGAAACTCCAGATGAAGATGCCGCAAAATTAAATCTAGTTAAAACTACATTAAATAAAAAAATTGACATATTTTTGTCGAATTCCTTCGGTTTTGGAGGGACAAATTCAGCATTAGTTGTCAAAAAGTATAAAAAAAATAATGAATAA
- a CDS encoding beta-ketoacyl synthase chain length factor, whose amino-acid sequence MSKIYINGSGCISAQKTFDTVFLEEAVLNEKETILPIFQPVYKDFISPIAIRRMAKGVKNSIVASTLALREAQLETVDAIITGTGMGCIEDTDKFLKSILDNNEEFLTPTSFIQSTHNTVGGQIALGLQCKAYNLTYVNGSVSFESALFDAKMKIEEAEASSVLVGGIDETAGYTASLFQLAELVKKENNAPYSLLESTSKGAVLGEGTTFFVLENELKENSEAVLLDVEILNKLAIDEVENKVISFLDSNNLKLKDIDAVVLGYNGDVNSDLYYKKLSQNTFSDTPQVYYKHLSGEYDTASAFGLWVGAKIIKTQNIPNIVKINALEKETYKTILLYNQRNGKNHSFTLISSC is encoded by the coding sequence ATGAGTAAAATATATATAAATGGTTCAGGTTGTATTTCGGCTCAAAAAACGTTTGATACTGTTTTTCTTGAAGAAGCAGTATTAAATGAAAAAGAGACCATTCTGCCGATATTTCAGCCCGTTTATAAAGATTTTATTTCACCGATTGCCATCAGAAGAATGGCCAAAGGGGTTAAAAATAGTATCGTGGCATCCACTCTTGCTTTGAGAGAAGCCCAGTTGGAAACTGTTGATGCTATTATTACAGGAACGGGTATGGGCTGTATTGAAGATACGGATAAGTTTCTGAAATCGATTTTAGATAATAATGAAGAGTTTTTGACACCCACTTCTTTTATTCAATCGACTCACAATACTGTTGGAGGTCAAATTGCTTTAGGACTTCAATGCAAAGCCTATAATCTGACGTATGTTAACGGTTCGGTTTCTTTTGAATCGGCACTTTTTGATGCCAAAATGAAAATTGAAGAAGCGGAAGCTTCTTCAGTATTAGTCGGAGGAATTGATGAAACGGCTGGTTATACGGCTTCATTATTTCAACTGGCAGAGCTTGTAAAAAAAGAAAATAATGCCCCGTATTCACTTTTAGAATCTACTTCAAAAGGAGCTGTTCTTGGCGAAGGAACCACTTTTTTTGTTTTAGAAAATGAATTAAAAGAAAATTCTGAAGCTGTTCTTTTAGATGTTGAAATTCTGAACAAATTGGCAATAGATGAGGTTGAAAATAAAGTAATTTCTTTTCTGGATTCCAATAATTTAAAACTAAAAGATATTGATGCTGTAGTTTTAGGGTATAATGGAGATGTGAATTCGGATTTGTATTATAAAAAATTATCTCAAAATACTTTTTCAGATACACCACAAGTATATTACAAGCATTTGAGCGGTGAGTATGATACGGCTTCGGCATTTGGATTATGGGTAGGTGCCAAAATTATCAAAACTCAAAACATTCCCAATATTGTTAAGATAAATGCGTTAGAGAAAGAGACTTATAAAACGATTCTTTTGTACAATCAGCGCAATGGGAAAAATCATAGTTTTACTTTAATTTCAAGCTGTTGA
- a CDS encoding acyl carrier protein, giving the protein MNKEAIIERVNGFLIDEFEVDGGDIQLDANLKDTLGLDSLDYVDLVVSIESNFGVKLVEADFVGIDTFQSFYDLIETKIKSKA; this is encoded by the coding sequence ATGAATAAAGAAGCAATCATAGAGAGGGTAAATGGGTTTTTAATTGATGAATTTGAAGTAGATGGTGGTGATATTCAATTAGATGCTAATTTGAAAGATACTTTAGGATTGGATAGTTTAGACTATGTAGATCTTGTTGTTTCTATTGAGTCTAACTTTGGTGTAAAATTAGTTGAAGCTGATTTTGTAGGAATAGATACATTTCAAAGTTTTTATGATTTAATAGAAACTAAAATAAAATCAAAGGCCTAA
- a CDS encoding thioesterase family protein has protein sequence MIRRKELYKEATSLTVSHDIRVRFSEVDSLGIVWHGHYITYFEEGREAFGRQHGLAYLDVFANNCTTPIVKTTIEHKLSLRYGDVVRIETTILDTPAAKMIFRFTLFNDKNEIVCTGETLQVFLDKEGDLLLTNPPFYQEWKRKVGLEK, from the coding sequence ATGATACGAAGAAAAGAGCTTTATAAAGAGGCAACTTCCTTGACCGTTTCACACGATATTCGTGTTCGTTTTAGCGAAGTAGATTCGCTCGGAATCGTTTGGCACGGTCACTACATTACTTATTTTGAAGAAGGAAGAGAAGCTTTTGGACGCCAACACGGACTTGCTTATTTGGATGTTTTTGCTAATAATTGTACAACTCCCATTGTAAAAACGACCATTGAACACAAATTATCGCTTCGTTATGGTGATGTTGTTCGAATAGAAACAACTATTTTAGACACCCCAGCTGCAAAAATGATTTTTAGGTTTACCCTATTCAATGATAAAAATGAAATTGTTTGTACTGGAGAGACCCTTCAGGTTTTTTTAGATAAAGAAGGGGATTTATTGTTGACCAATCCACCATTTTATCAAGAATGGAAAAGAAAAGTAGGCTTAGAAAAATAG
- a CDS encoding polysaccharide deacetylase family protein: MKHTITTLSFILILLLLAVASLYMVVQIKYFLLVGCLWFLIVFIGSSFIGSNYHVKTYCSNPLVTEKKIALTFDDGPNEMTLFVLDVLKKYNAKATFFCIGKNIETYPAILEKVIQQGHTIGNHSYSHSSAFDFYNKDQVITEIEKTDKLIASVLGKKTTLFRPPFGVTNPSIRKALTVTNHKTIGWNIRSLDGIIKNEKFLLERLIKRIKPGGIVLLHDTSIQTVHVLEQLLSFLGKNNYSVVSLEELLNIKAYED; encoded by the coding sequence ATGAAACATACGATAACCACTTTGTCTTTTATTTTGATACTCTTGCTTCTCGCTGTAGCAAGTTTATATATGGTGGTTCAAATCAAATATTTTTTACTGGTTGGATGTTTGTGGTTTTTAATTGTATTTATTGGTTCCTCATTTATTGGTTCCAATTATCATGTAAAAACCTATTGCAGTAATCCATTGGTAACCGAAAAAAAGATTGCATTGACATTTGATGATGGTCCAAATGAAATGACGCTTTTTGTTTTGGATGTTTTGAAAAAATACAACGCTAAAGCAACTTTTTTCTGCATTGGAAAAAATATCGAAACATATCCTGCTATTTTAGAAAAAGTAATACAGCAAGGACATACCATCGGAAATCATTCGTATAGTCATTCTTCTGCTTTTGATTTTTATAATAAAGATCAGGTAATTACAGAAATTGAAAAAACGGATAAGTTAATTGCATCTGTTTTAGGAAAGAAAACCACTTTATTCCGACCGCCTTTTGGAGTTACAAATCCTTCCATTCGAAAAGCTTTGACTGTAACCAACCACAAAACAATTGGCTGGAATATCCGATCTCTGGATGGAATTATTAAAAACGAAAAATTTCTATTAGAAAGGTTAATTAAAAGGATTAAACCTGGAGGAATTGTACTTTTGCATGACACATCTATCCAAACAGTACATGTGCTGGAGCAATTGCTCTCTTTTTTGGGAAAAAATAATTACAGTGTGGTTTCTTTAGAGGAACTCCTGAATATAAAAGCATATGAAGATTAA
- a CDS encoding DUF2062 domain-containing protein, whose translation MSTSFSETARMNQYKVCVIIPTYNNHNTLKRVIDSVLLCTSNIIIVNDGSTDSTAQILSTYPNLIQIHHPKNSGKGTALRNGFKKALELSYDYAITIDSDGQHFASDIPSFLNALETNPDALLIGSRNMVQENVPKKSSFGNKFSNFWFWFETGNKLEDTQSGFRLYPLQRIPVYYFTTKFEFEIEVIVRSAWKEISVKNIPIQVLYDPKERVSHFRPFKDFTRISILNTVLVIITLLYIKPRDFFRKLKKKGPKQFFLENVLHSEDSNICKASSIALGIFIGICPFWGFQTILVLFLAVLLKLNKVIAFAFSNISFPPFIPFVIYGSLKIGSYFVTNDKPLILSANMTFADIQKNITQYLVGSFILATFMALLFGLTSYLLFHLADNLKHKK comes from the coding sequence ATGAGTACTAGTTTTTCGGAAACAGCACGTATGAATCAATATAAAGTTTGTGTTATTATACCCACTTATAATAATCATAATACTTTGAAGCGGGTCATTGATTCGGTTTTATTGTGTACTTCAAATATTATTATTGTTAACGATGGTTCTACAGATAGTACAGCACAAATTCTTTCGACTTATCCGAACTTGATTCAAATTCACCATCCAAAGAATTCAGGAAAAGGGACAGCGCTTCGTAATGGTTTTAAAAAGGCTCTAGAGTTAAGCTATGATTATGCCATTACAATTGATTCTGATGGCCAACATTTTGCATCTGATATTCCTAGTTTTTTAAACGCTTTGGAAACAAATCCTGATGCACTCTTGATTGGAAGCCGTAATATGGTTCAGGAGAATGTTCCCAAAAAGAGTAGTTTTGGAAATAAATTTTCAAATTTTTGGTTTTGGTTTGAAACAGGCAATAAGCTCGAAGACACGCAATCTGGTTTTAGATTGTATCCTTTGCAAAGAATACCAGTTTATTATTTTACTACTAAATTTGAGTTCGAAATCGAAGTTATTGTACGTTCGGCTTGGAAAGAAATTTCGGTAAAAAACATTCCGATTCAGGTTTTGTATGACCCGAAAGAACGGGTTTCTCATTTTAGACCTTTCAAAGATTTTACCCGAATTAGTATTCTTAATACGGTTTTGGTTATTATTACTCTGCTTTATATTAAGCCAAGAGATTTTTTTAGAAAACTTAAAAAAAAAGGACCTAAACAATTTTTCTTAGAGAATGTTTTGCACAGTGAGGATTCTAATATATGTAAAGCCTCTTCAATTGCATTAGGTATTTTTATTGGGATTTGTCCTTTTTGGGGATTTCAAACCATTTTGGTGCTGTTTTTAGCTGTTTTGTTAAAGCTGAATAAAGTTATTGCTTTTGCCTTTTCTAATATAAGTTTTCCTCCATTTATTCCATTTGTTATTTATGGTTCACTCAAAATAGGAAGCTATTTTGTAACTAATGATAAACCTTTGATTTTGAGTGCAAATATGACGTTTGCTGATATTCAAAAAAACATTACTCAATATCTTGTTGGAAGTTTTATTTTAGCGACTTTTATGGCTCTTTTATTTGGTCTTACTAGTTATTTGCTATTTCATTTAGCAGATAATTTAAAACATAAAAAATAG
- a CDS encoding 3-oxoacyl-ACP synthase — protein sequence MSVNKNYIKSFCTIQKNQIFLNGETVFSTEDDLFAGFSKKAYQHFEINYPKFFKMDNLSKLTFLGAELLLKEENKNSEDNNTALVFANKSSSLDTDVKYQKSISDSENYYPSPAVFVYTLPNICLGEISIKHQLKSENAFFIFADYDAVFMQNYCTILLETQKADKVLCGWVEYYNEDYKAFLYLVDKKGKIEHNHEQLKKLYNQ from the coding sequence ATGTCAGTAAATAAAAATTATATTAAATCTTTTTGTACGATTCAGAAAAACCAAATTTTTTTGAATGGAGAAACTGTTTTTAGTACTGAGGATGATTTATTTGCTGGTTTTTCAAAGAAAGCCTATCAGCATTTTGAAATCAATTATCCAAAGTTTTTTAAAATGGATAATTTGAGTAAATTGACTTTTTTAGGAGCAGAATTGCTTTTGAAAGAGGAGAATAAAAATTCAGAGGACAACAATACAGCCTTAGTTTTTGCTAATAAATCATCAAGTTTGGATACCGATGTGAAATATCAAAAATCCATTTCGGATTCAGAAAATTATTATCCAAGTCCAGCGGTTTTTGTTTATACACTGCCTAATATTTGTTTAGGAGAAATTAGTATTAAACATCAATTGAAAAGCGAAAATGCTTTTTTTATATTTGCTGATTATGATGCAGTATTTATGCAGAATTACTGTACGATACTTTTGGAAACCCAAAAGGCAGACAAAGTCTTATGTGGCTGGGTCGAATATTATAATGAAGATTACAAAGCTTTTCTTTATTTAGTCGATAAAAAAGGCAAAATAGAACACAATCACGAACAATTAAAAAAATTATACAATCAATAA
- a CDS encoding beta-ketoacyl synthase, with protein MYKGVAITGMGIISSIGNSVEENYNALLNSQAGITTIENIATIHADLIKVGEIKKSNQELIDELQLKKDNNFSRTAMLGTLAAKQAVENAGITAINEYKTGLISATTVGGMDMTERYFHDFFDNSESTKYISSHNAGDSADKIAEALSLEGMVTTISTACSSAANAIMLGARLIKSGKLERVIVGGTDALSKFTINGFKTLMILSDGYNKPFDNDRKGLNLGEAAAYLVLESEELVKKENKKVLARISGYGNANDAFHQTASSENGEGAFLAMKKAFKIAQLQPEQIDYINVHGTATPNNDLSEGKAILRLFGENKVPDFSSTKPFTGHTLAAAAAVEAIYSVLSIKNNVVFPNLNFETPMTEFNLVPQTTLKHKPIEHVLSNSFGFGGNCSTLIFSKSE; from the coding sequence ATGTATAAAGGAGTAGCTATTACAGGAATGGGTATTATTTCTTCAATTGGAAATTCAGTTGAGGAGAATTATAATGCCTTACTGAATAGTCAAGCAGGTATTACCACTATCGAAAATATAGCGACGATTCATGCTGATCTCATAAAGGTTGGTGAAATTAAAAAAAGCAATCAGGAGCTAATTGACGAATTGCAATTAAAGAAAGATAATAATTTTTCTAGAACTGCTATGCTTGGAACTTTAGCGGCTAAGCAAGCTGTTGAAAATGCAGGAATAACAGCTATTAACGAATATAAAACTGGATTAATCTCTGCCACCACTGTGGGTGGAATGGATATGACAGAACGTTACTTTCATGATTTTTTTGACAATTCTGAAAGCACAAAATACATTAGCAGTCATAATGCTGGCGATAGTGCAGATAAAATAGCTGAAGCATTGAGTTTAGAAGGTATGGTAACCACTATTAGTACCGCATGTTCTTCGGCTGCGAATGCTATTATGTTAGGAGCACGATTAATAAAATCTGGTAAGCTGGAACGTGTTATTGTTGGCGGGACTGATGCCTTGTCCAAGTTTACAATCAATGGTTTCAAAACACTTATGATTTTATCTGATGGCTATAATAAACCATTTGATAATGATCGAAAAGGGCTGAATCTAGGAGAAGCTGCTGCTTATTTAGTACTGGAATCTGAGGAATTGGTCAAAAAAGAAAATAAAAAGGTTCTGGCTAGAATTTCTGGTTATGGAAATGCCAATGATGCTTTTCATCAAACTGCTTCTTCGGAAAATGGTGAAGGTGCTTTTTTGGCTATGAAAAAAGCGTTTAAAATTGCTCAGTTACAGCCCGAACAAATTGATTATATTAATGTTCACGGTACTGCAACTCCCAATAATGATTTATCCGAAGGTAAAGCGATTCTTCGATTGTTTGGTGAAAATAAGGTACCCGATTTTAGTTCAACAAAGCCTTTTACGGGACACACTTTGGCGGCGGCGGCGGCGGTTGAAGCCATTTACAGTGTGCTGTCAATTAAGAATAATGTAGTTTTTCCCAACTTAAATTTTGAGACTCCAATGACCGAATTTAATTTGGTACCACAAACAACTTTAAAACATAAACCTATAGAACATGTACTTTCTAATTCTTTTGGATTTGGAGGAAATTGTTCGACTCTGATATTTTCTAAAAGCGAATAA
- a CDS encoding lipid A biosynthesis acyltransferase codes for MSKWDGKSKGTVLGYKIFVFFIKNAGVKSAYFILYFVASYYFIFLKKSNVSIFYYFRKRLGYPYLKSKMMVYKSYYTFGQTIIDKIAIGAGLKSKFTYEHDGQEYIIKLLEEKKGGVLISAHIGNFAVAENFFSELDLNFKINLVISDLEHSAIKQYLERVTEKSKINFILISDDLSHIFEINSALAKNELVCFTGDRYFEGVKSLSEKLLGEEALFPAGPFLIASRLKVPVVFVYVMKEPNLHYHLYTREAKVKHRDEKGLLKEYTESLESMLRKYPLQWFNYFDFWN; via the coding sequence ATGAGTAAATGGGATGGTAAATCAAAAGGCACTGTTCTAGGGTATAAAATCTTTGTTTTTTTTATAAAAAATGCAGGGGTAAAGTCTGCTTATTTTATACTTTATTTCGTAGCATCCTATTATTTTATTTTCCTTAAAAAAAGTAATGTTTCAATCTTTTATTACTTTAGAAAAAGATTAGGATATCCGTATTTAAAATCTAAAATGATGGTTTATAAAAGTTATTATACTTTTGGACAAACCATTATTGATAAAATTGCCATTGGTGCAGGCTTAAAGAGTAAGTTTACTTATGAACATGATGGCCAGGAGTACATCATTAAACTTTTAGAAGAGAAAAAAGGTGGTGTACTGATTAGTGCTCATATTGGAAATTTTGCTGTAGCAGAAAATTTTTTCAGTGAACTTGATCTCAATTTTAAAATAAATCTAGTTATTTCCGATTTAGAACATTCAGCAATCAAACAATATCTTGAACGAGTTACCGAAAAATCTAAGATTAATTTTATATTAATCAGTGATGATTTGTCACATATTTTTGAAATTAATTCAGCACTAGCCAAAAATGAATTGGTTTGCTTTACTGGAGACAGGTACTTTGAAGGAGTAAAATCATTAAGTGAAAAATTACTTGGAGAGGAGGCACTTTTTCCAGCGGGACCATTTCTTATAGCATCTCGACTAAAGGTTCCTGTGGTTTTTGTATATGTAATGAAAGAGCCTAATTTGCATTATCATTTGTACACTAGGGAAGCCAAAGTAAAGCATCGTGATGAAAAAGGTTTACTAAAGGAATATACTGAAAGTCTTGAAAGTATGTTGCGAAAATATCCGCTGCAATGGTTCAACTATTTCGACTTTTGGAATTAA
- a CDS encoding beta-ketoacyl synthase N-terminal-like domain-containing protein, translated as MLREVYINETNCITPIGFDVPTNIKNIGNEVSGIQWHNNNDLFQTPFYASIINDDELNLAFGKVSISNEYSRLEKMMILALEPIIKKTNFDLNHRTGFILSTTKGNVRALENLENIEAVYLNQLAKKIADFFEFTAEPIVVSNACVSGILAVSLAKRLIQANLYDNIFIVAGDEVSKFVLSGFNAFQAISNQPCKPYSVNRTGVTLGEAAAAVLVSSNKANAKIKIIGDGSINDANHISGPSRTGEGLFRSIQSALAEAKINSSQIDYISAHGTATSFNDEMEAIAFNRLGLENVPVNSFKGYYGHTLGASGLLEAIIGIQSVEEGKLFASLGFDTIGVSQPINVIEKNEDAVIRYFLKTASGFGGSNTAVLFEKV; from the coding sequence ATGTTAAGAGAAGTATATATCAACGAGACGAATTGCATTACGCCTATTGGGTTTGATGTACCTACTAATATAAAAAATATAGGTAATGAAGTTTCGGGTATTCAATGGCATAATAATAATGATTTATTTCAAACTCCATTTTATGCATCAATTATAAATGATGATGAGTTGAATTTGGCTTTTGGCAAAGTGTCTATCTCAAATGAATATTCGAGATTAGAAAAAATGATGATTTTGGCATTGGAACCAATTATTAAAAAGACCAATTTTGATTTGAATCATCGAACGGGTTTTATTCTTTCTACAACCAAAGGAAATGTGAGGGCATTAGAAAATTTAGAAAATATTGAAGCGGTTTATTTAAATCAATTAGCAAAAAAGATTGCTGATTTCTTCGAATTTACAGCCGAACCTATTGTAGTCTCTAATGCTTGTGTGTCCGGAATATTAGCGGTTTCATTAGCCAAAAGATTAATTCAAGCTAATTTATACGACAACATATTTATAGTCGCTGGTGATGAAGTTTCGAAGTTTGTTCTTTCAGGGTTTAATGCTTTTCAAGCGATAAGTAATCAGCCTTGTAAACCGTATTCAGTTAATAGAACAGGAGTGACACTGGGTGAAGCAGCTGCTGCAGTTTTAGTTTCTTCTAATAAAGCAAATGCTAAAATAAAAATTATAGGAGATGGCTCCATCAATGATGCAAACCATATTTCAGGACCTTCTCGAACAGGAGAAGGACTTTTTAGAAGTATTCAGAGTGCTTTGGCAGAAGCCAAAATAAATAGCAGTCAGATTGATTATATTTCTGCTCACGGAACGGCGACTTCGTTTAATGACGAAATGGAAGCTATCGCCTTTAATAGACTAGGACTTGAAAATGTACCTGTAAATAGTTTTAAAGGATATTATGGTCATACCTTAGGAGCGTCAGGATTGTTAGAAGCTATTATTGGAATACAATCGGTTGAAGAAGGTAAGTTGTTTGCTTCATTAGGTTTTGACACCATTGGAGTGAGTCAGCCCATTAATGTTATTGAAAAAAATGAGGATGCTGTCATTCGTTATTTTTTAAAAACAGCTTCTGGTTTTGGCGGAAGCAATACAGCCGTTTTATTTGAAAAAGTATAG
- a CDS encoding 3-hydroxyacyl-ACP dehydratase, which produces MLLKDFYTIKALENTADSKYSAQIRINEKHEIFKGHFPGNPTMPGVCMMQIIKELTEQITGNTLFMESLTNVKFTALINPFVNPELLLELDVITTEDNLVKVKNVSYFDETIALKLSCVYRKV; this is translated from the coding sequence ATGCTATTAAAAGATTTTTATACCATAAAGGCATTGGAAAATACTGCCGATTCTAAATATAGTGCCCAAATTAGAATCAATGAAAAGCATGAAATTTTTAAAGGACATTTTCCAGGGAATCCTACGATGCCAGGTGTTTGTATGATGCAGATTATCAAAGAACTGACAGAACAAATCACTGGCAATACTTTGTTTATGGAATCTTTGACTAATGTAAAATTTACGGCATTGATTAATCCATTTGTAAACCCAGAATTACTTTTGGAATTGGATGTAATTACAACGGAGGACAATTTGGTTAAGGTTAAAAATGTCAGCTATTTTGATGAAACTATAGCTTTAAAATTAAGCTGTGTTTACAGAAAAGTGTAA
- a CDS encoding outer membrane lipoprotein carrier protein LolA: MKIKFLLILVFLNVCHFQSSAQEQKMTEKEITIFKQSVAVVSKKIKTLSTDFVQYKHLDFLSKDIETSGKMVFKEPNTLLWQYKKPYNYSIVFKNGKILINDEGKKSAVDIGSSKLFAKINKLIVGSVSGDLFDDREFSISYFKNKDQNSAKFIPKDATLKKYIKQIDLTFDKEDATVIQVKLLESSADYTRIVLKNKVINAKVDEASFSN, from the coding sequence ATGAAGATTAAATTTTTATTAATACTGGTTTTTTTGAATGTCTGCCATTTTCAATCATCGGCTCAAGAACAGAAGATGACTGAAAAAGAGATTACTATTTTTAAACAATCAGTAGCGGTAGTTTCTAAAAAAATCAAGACTTTGAGTACCGATTTTGTGCAATACAAACATCTTGATTTTCTCTCCAAAGACATTGAAACTTCGGGAAAAATGGTTTTCAAAGAACCGAATACTTTACTTTGGCAATATAAAAAACCTTATAACTATTCTATTGTTTTTAAGAATGGAAAAATATTAATTAATGACGAAGGAAAGAAAAGTGCAGTCGATATTGGAAGCAGTAAATTATTTGCAAAAATCAATAAACTGATTGTAGGAAGCGTAAGTGGAGATTTATTTGATGATAGAGAATTTTCGATTTCGTATTTTAAAAATAAAGACCAAAATAGCGCTAAATTTATTCCGAAAGATGCGACTCTTAAAAAATATATTAAGCAAATAGATTTGACTTTTGACAAAGAGGATGCAACAGTAATTCAGGTCAAATTATTAGAATCATCTGCAGATTATACCCGAATTGTTCTAAAAAATAAAGTAATCAATGCCAAAGTCGATGAAGCTTCTTTTTCGAATTAG